The following proteins are encoded in a genomic region of Spirosoma sp. SC4-14:
- the uraD gene encoding 2-oxo-4-hydroxy-4-carboxy-5-ureidoimidazoline decarboxylase, translating into MTLPELNELPVARLKAVLTTCCGSTAWANEMAKLFPVESREELFEQSDVIWFACSERDWKEAFEHHPKIGDINSLREKFANTKAWASGEQAGVSAASEAVLKQLAEGNRLYEEKFGYIFIVCATGKSANEMLDILLARLPNLPDDEIQIAMQEQNKITRIRLEKLLIA; encoded by the coding sequence ATGACCCTACCCGAACTAAACGAACTCCCGGTTGCCCGGCTAAAAGCAGTTCTGACAACGTGTTGTGGTTCGACGGCCTGGGCCAACGAAATGGCTAAACTCTTCCCGGTCGAAAGTCGCGAAGAACTGTTCGAACAGTCCGACGTAATCTGGTTTGCCTGCTCTGAACGAGACTGGAAGGAAGCCTTCGAACACCACCCCAAAATTGGCGATATCAATTCCCTGCGCGAAAAATTCGCCAATACCAAAGCCTGGGCATCGGGCGAACAGGCGGGCGTTTCGGCGGCTTCGGAAGCGGTTCTGAAACAGTTAGCCGAAGGAAACCGGCTTTATGAAGAAAAATTCGGGTATATCTTTATTGTATGCGCCACGGGCAAATCGGCCAACGAAATGCTGGACATTCTGCTAGCACGACTCCCTAATTTGCCCGATGATGAAATCCAGATTGCGATGCAGGAGCAAAACAAAATTACCCGAATTCGTCTGGAAAAATTACTGATCGCATGA
- the uraH gene encoding hydroxyisourate hydrolase: MSPITTHILDTTLGKPASHVAIRLYQQQATDWTELASGHTDDDGRIRDLLAEAIPSGIYKLRFETQAYFDRLGVASFYPFVEIIFSIKTGEHYHVPLLLNPFGFSTYRGS; this comes from the coding sequence ATGAGCCCCATTACGACCCATATTCTCGACACTACGCTCGGTAAACCGGCCAGCCATGTAGCCATTCGTTTATACCAGCAACAGGCAACGGACTGGACCGAACTCGCCAGCGGCCACACCGACGATGACGGCAGGATTCGCGATTTACTGGCCGAAGCCATTCCATCGGGCATCTACAAGCTACGCTTCGAAACCCAGGCCTATTTCGACCGACTGGGTGTTGCCAGTTTCTACCCTTTCGTCGAAATCATATTTTCGATAAAAACCGGCGAACATTACCACGTACCTTTATTATTGAACCCGTTTGGCTTTTCAACCTATCGTGGTTCGTGA
- the allE gene encoding (S)-ureidoglycine aminohydrolase, with protein MEISALTRSVVKRNHAIISPDGYINSRVPGWDNCTVNVIINEQMGANLCQTLITLNENGTLTGATNVAQLFFYVIDGQCHATVDGESQTLSKGQFVYIPVGKEYRIENPTPGTQLLTFHKVYEKLAGYDVPSVIFGDAAKVDGPTYLGDPALRLQVLLPDTLSFDMAVNIFTYDPGGHLPFVETHIMEHGLIYLQGQGVYMLDKDWYPIKKGDSIWMAPYCQQWFTAMGKEPAVYIYYKNVNRFPTSV; from the coding sequence ATGGAAATTTCTGCACTTACCCGGTCTGTTGTTAAACGCAATCATGCCATTATCAGCCCCGATGGCTATATCAACAGCCGCGTTCCGGGTTGGGACAACTGCACCGTCAATGTCATCATCAATGAACAAATGGGTGCCAACCTCTGCCAGACACTCATCACGCTAAACGAGAATGGCACTCTGACGGGCGCAACCAACGTAGCTCAACTGTTTTTCTATGTCATCGACGGGCAATGCCACGCAACGGTCGATGGAGAAAGCCAGACACTTTCTAAAGGGCAGTTTGTGTACATTCCTGTTGGCAAGGAATATCGAATCGAAAACCCAACACCGGGAACTCAACTCCTGACATTCCATAAGGTCTACGAAAAGCTTGCCGGTTACGACGTTCCATCCGTAATTTTTGGGGATGCCGCCAAGGTCGACGGCCCCACGTATCTGGGCGATCCGGCCCTGCGATTGCAGGTATTGCTACCCGATACGCTGTCGTTTGATATGGCCGTTAATATTTTCACCTACGATCCGGGCGGCCATCTACCATTTGTGGAAACACATATTATGGAACATGGGCTCATTTATTTGCAGGGACAGGGCGTATATATGCTCGACAAAGACTGGTATCCTATCAAAAAAGGTGATTCGATCTGGATGGCTCCCTACTGCCAGCAGTGGTTTACGGCAATGGGCAAAGAACCGGCAGTGTATATTTATTATAAAAATGTCAATCGTTTTCCGACATCCGTATGA